In Choloepus didactylus isolate mChoDid1 chromosome 6, mChoDid1.pri, whole genome shotgun sequence, one DNA window encodes the following:
- the LOC119537652 gene encoding 60S ribosomal protein L23a-like has protein sequence MAPKVKKEAPAPPKTEAKAKALKAKKAVLKGVHSHKKKKIRTSPTFRQPKTLHLRRQPKYPRKSSPRRNKLDHYAIIKFPLTTESAMKKIEDNNTLVFIVDVKANKHQIKQAVKKLYDIDVAKVNTLIRPDGEKKEYV, from the coding sequence ATGGCACCAAAAGTGAagaaggaagcccctgcccctcccaaaactgaagccaaagcaaaggctttgaaagccaagaaggcagtactgaaaggcGTCCACagccacaagaaaaagaagatccgCACTTCACCTACATTCCGGCAGCCCAAGACTCTGCAtctcagaagacagcccaaatatcctcGGAAGAGctcccccaggagaaacaagcttgaCCACTATGCCATCATCAAGTTCCCCCTGACCACTGAGTCAGCCATGAAGAAGATTGAAGACAACAACACACTTGTGTTCATTGTGGATGTCAAGGCCAACAAGCACCAGATCAAACAGGCTGTGAAGAAGCTCTATGACATTGACGTGGCAAAGGTCAACACCCTGATCAGgcctgatggagagaagaaggaataTGTTTGA